In Acanthochromis polyacanthus isolate Apoly-LR-REF ecotype Palm Island chromosome 18, KAUST_Apoly_ChrSc, whole genome shotgun sequence, the following proteins share a genomic window:
- the LOC110951516 gene encoding uncharacterized protein LOC110951516, which translates to MLLLSVKTYPALLWTICVLFAVESLTAPSPQPSDTNSPVEALTGLYGDKELQATTWKPSHKPAEVGVAAATESAGLPTVETQEANSLNNSRVGLVVMSTAAQTAAETAAASGSDHRLLQTAAAVTTAAGEDQLYSSTDKHAQDQSHQPSATTSNDTTAPAAASAAFTAIVVVSSPQPTSSIEPEVTSQISSTVSSHESTQIFNQSLSTPSASTATTMTTNPTSEAAPVFNPTSMPEKSKPSTHPTSAATVLISTLMSVSTDPPSSTVSNSSAGVLNPRIPKRIPVPTFSPTTPSASTATAMTTNPTSEAAPVLNPTSMPETSKPSTELPSTSHPTSATTVLTSTGAAGSSSTPMSVSTDPPSSTVSNSSAGVLNPRIPKRIPVPTFSPAPATTAAPRHVTNSPSSTETQPCSTRSLVKNCLIVIAALAALATIFMVSTIVLCTKLSAKKYRVKKSQQGTEMMCISALLPEPSYTYTRQRNPVRNGIRVIPGGGDSDDELGDNLTLSSFLPENDRYV; encoded by the coding sequence ATGCTGCTCCTCAGTGTGAAGACGTATCCTGCTCTGCTATGGAcgatttgtgttttgtttgccgTGGAGTCCCTGACTGCTCCCAGTCCACAACCTAGCGATACTAACTCACCTGTTGAAGCCTTGACTGGACTTTACGGTGACAAAGAGTTGCAGGCTACAACCTGGAAACCGAGTCACAAACCTGCAGAAGTTGGCGTTGCTGCAGCGACAGAGAGCGCAGGGCTGCCCACAGTGGAAACCCAAGAGGCTAACAGTTTAAATAACAGCAGAGTTGGTTTGGTTGTCATGAGcactgcagcacaaacagcagcagaaacagcagctgcaaGCGGCTCAGATCACAGATTGCTTCAAACCGCCGCAGCAGTGACCACAGCTGCAGGTGAAGACCAGCTCTACAGCTCCACAGACAAACATGCTCAGGATCAGTCCCATCAACCATCAGCCACCACTTCTAATGACACGactgctcctgctgcagcttctgccGCCTTTACAGCCATAGTGGTTGTGTCTTCTCCACAGCCCACATCCAGCATCGAGCCTGAGGTTACTTCCCAGATATCTtccaccgtctcctctcacgaGTCCACTCAGATCTTCAATCAGAGCCTCAGCACTCCTTCAGCTTCAACTGCAACCACAATGACAACAAACCCCACGTCAGAGGCTGCACCTGTGTTCAACCCCACCTCTATGCCTGAGAAATCCAAACCCAGCACTCATCCCACTTCTGCTGCGACTGTCCTCATATCTACGCTTATGTCCGTCTCGACTGACCCTCCCAGCTCTACCGTCTCCAACAGCTCTGCAGGAGTCCTGAACCCTCGTATCCCCAAGAGGATACCGGTTCCAACGTTTAGCCCAACCACTCCTTCAGCTTCAACTGCAACCGCAATGACAACAAACCCCACGTCAGAGGCTGCACCTGTGCTCAACCCCACCTCTATGCCTGAGACATCCAAACCCAGCACTGAGCTTCCATCTACATCTCATCCCACTTCTGCTACGACTGTCCTCACATCTACAGGAGCAGCAGGATCGAGCTCCACGCCTATGTCCGTCTCAACCGACCCTCCCAGCTCCACCGTCTCCAACAGCTCTGCAGGAGTCCTGAACCCTCGTATCCCCAAGAGGATACCGGTTCCAACGTTTAGCCCAGCGCCAGCAACTACAGCAGCACCTCGTCACGTCACAAATAGCCCCTCCAGCACTGAGACCCAACCCTGCTCCACCCGGAGCCTGGTGAAGAACTGCCTCATCGTCATCGCCGCCCTGGCTGCTCTGGCCACCATCTTCATGGTTTCCACCATCGTCCTCTGCACCAAGCTGTCAGCAAAGAAGTACAGAGTTAAGAAATCCCAGCAGGGCACTGAGATGATGTGCATCTCCGCCCTGCTGCCCGAGCCCAGCTACACCTACACCAGGCAACGCAACCCGGTCCGAAACGGAATCCGGGTGATCCCCGGAGGTGGAGACAGCGACGACGAGTTAGGAGATAACCTCACTCTCAGCAGCTTCCTCCCAGAGAATGACCGATATGTTTAA
- the tmem119b gene encoding transmembrane protein 119b: MLPMALHHLGLCVAFCLSSSLATPSQFYSFLEGSTDEEDLSSLNSSLPTSNLSSVYQTTPVDTSQEDKDFLKELVVFLEENKLLILVVGTLLLLVFLVICGSIFMSRRRKVNAYYPCSFPSKMYVDQRDKTGGAKPFNEVQEKAAAEQESEPVDSHKQLQADIMRAARSLRTPNKSADAVERSDPTQKVAEDSSKPDVCVLDQQLPSLPEEKELCEVPESEAAAAAESSPSEQLHPEKEDSQEPSTGKSLRPSSLHIHNDSATLQLIAGEKTAF; the protein is encoded by the coding sequence ATGCTCCCGATGGCCCTTCACCACCTCGGTCTGTGTGTGGCGTTTTGCCTCAGCAGCAGTCTGGCCACACCTtcgcagttttacagttttctggaGGGAAGCACAGATGAAGAAGACCTCAGCAGCTTAAACTCCTCTCTGCCCACCAGCAACCTCTCCTCTGTGTACCAAACCACACCGGTGGACACATCCCAGGAGGACAAGGACTTTCTGAAGGAGCTGGTGGTCTTCCTGGAGGAGAACAAGCTCCTCATCTTGGTCGTAGGAACTCTCCTCTTGCTGGTCTTCCTCGTCATCTGTGGGTCGATTTTCATGAGCCGAAGACGCAAAGTCAACGCCTACTACCCTTGCTCCTTCCCCTCAAAGATGTACGTGGACCAAAGGGACAAAACCGGAGGGGCCAAACCTTTCAACGAAGTGCAGGAAAAAGCAGCCGCTGAGCAGGAAAGTGAGCCGGTGGACTCTCACAAGCAGCTCCAAGCCGACATCATGAGAGCTGCCAGGAGCCTTCGCACACCAAATAAATCTGCTGATGCTGTGGAGAGAAGTGACCCCACTCAAAAAGTAGCAGAGGACAGCTCCAAACCAGATGTCTGCGTCCTGGACCAGCAGCTTCCAAGCCTCCCTGAGGAGAAGGAGCTGTGTGAGGTTCCTGagagtgaagcagcagcagcagcagagtcgAGTCCTTCAGAGCAGCTTCATCCTGAGAAAGAGGATTCACAGGAGCCTTCCACTGGGAAGAGTCTCCGGCCCTCGTCTCTTCACATTCACAATGACTCTGCCACACTTCAGCTGATTGCTGGAGAGAAAACTGCCTTCTAA